From the genome of Glycine soja cultivar W05 chromosome 14, ASM419377v2, whole genome shotgun sequence:
gtcAATATGCACATCATCTTCAACCGTTACCACAACTGTGTTCCGTCCGAAAGGACCAGGCACGATGGTTTCCTTTACCGTTTTGTGCTCATCAAAGTGAATGACTTCGGTTTcttgtgtcttcttcttcctcctctgaATGCAGCAGAATAGAGCAAAAGCGAGCATTGAGAGCAACAAGAGGCCACCCAATGAGGCAACCACGACTATTACGATTGTGGGGTTGTTTGGAGAGGGTGAAGGTGGAAGAGGGGCAGGGGGGAGGGGAGGAGGACGAACGGGacgaggtggtggcggtggagAAGGACGAATAGGACGAGGTGGCGGCGGAGAAGGACGAACAGGACGAGGTGGCGGCGGAGAAGGAAGAACAGGACGAGGTGGCGGTGGTGGGAGCACCTTTGGGGGTGGAGGAGAAATTGGAcgaagtggtggtggtggtgttgca
Proteins encoded in this window:
- the LOC114384026 gene encoding proline-rich receptor-like protein kinase PERK1, whose protein sequence is MGNGENTLGDGSEFAWKGGRALGVIELGSYDRGVKSKNGYVVLPPPPPRPVLPSPPPPRPVRPSPPPPRPIRPSPPPPPRPVRPPPLPPAPLPPSPSPNNPTIVIVVVASLGGLLLLSMLAFALFCCIQRRKKKTQETEVIHFDEHKTVKETIVPGPFGRNTVVVTVEDDVHIDEEIKKKNEKGGHGLHAKSSSPEADQGTSSSIVEVAATPPPPENHDDHHHQPENKL